One Streptomyces sp. CNQ-509 DNA window includes the following coding sequences:
- a CDS encoding urease accessory protein UreF, with protein MPPPPAIRAALLVLADGRFPAGGHAHSGGAEEAVAAGRITDAVGLAAYCRGRLHTAGLTSAALAAAACAGADPLRLDEAADARTPSPALRATARKLGRQLLRAARAAWPNAELDALAEARPRGVHQPVVLGLAARAAGLGPGDAAHAAAYEAVSGPATATVRLLGLDPFEATAVLARLAPELDDVAARATAAGVRAAAAGRADVGALLPAAGAPLLDIAAEEHAVRAARLFAS; from the coding sequence ATGCCGCCCCCGCCCGCCATCCGCGCCGCGCTGCTCGTACTCGCCGACGGCCGCTTCCCCGCCGGCGGCCACGCCCACTCCGGCGGCGCCGAAGAGGCCGTCGCCGCCGGGCGGATCACGGACGCCGTGGGGCTGGCGGCGTACTGCCGCGGCCGGCTGCACACCGCCGGGCTCACCTCCGCCGCCCTGGCCGCCGCCGCCTGCGCCGGAGCCGACCCGCTCCGCCTCGACGAGGCGGCCGACGCCCGCACCCCCTCCCCCGCCCTGCGCGCCACCGCCCGCAAGCTGGGCCGCCAACTGCTGCGAGCCGCCCGCGCCGCCTGGCCGAACGCGGAGCTGGACGCCCTCGCCGAGGCCCGCCCCCGCGGCGTCCACCAGCCCGTCGTCCTGGGCCTCGCCGCGCGGGCCGCGGGCCTCGGACCCGGCGACGCCGCACACGCAGCCGCGTACGAGGCGGTCTCCGGGCCGGCGACCGCGACCGTACGGCTCCTCGGCCTCGACCCCTTCGAGGCCACCGCCGTCCTCGCCCGCCTCGCCCCGGAACTGGACGACGTCGCCGCGCGGGCCACGGCGGCGGGTGTACGTGCGGCCGCCGCGGGCCGAGCCGATGTCGGGGCCCTTCTGCCCGCGGCGGGCGCCCCGCTCCTCGACATCGCCGCGGAGGAGCACGCCGTCCGGGCGGCGCGGCTCTTCGCCTCGTAG
- the ureG gene encoding urease accessory protein UreG — protein sequence MHRDHPETTPQRYSYGTAARRLGTLPAPAGPAGSAIRATPRRALRVGLGGPVGSGKTAIVAALCRLMRDELALAVVTNDIYTREDAEFLLREAVLPPERITAVQTGACPHTAIRDDISANVEAVEELEATVGPLDVVLVESGGDNLTATFSRGLADVQLFVIDVAGGDDIPRKGGPGVTMADLLVVNKVDLAPHVGSDLRRMARDARTQRGEKPVVFTSLAREGGVRPVADWLRERVAAWRTA from the coding sequence ATGCACCGCGACCACCCCGAGACCACTCCGCAGCGCTACTCCTACGGCACCGCCGCGCGCCGCCTCGGCACACTCCCGGCGCCGGCAGGGCCGGCAGGGAGCGCCATCCGCGCGACCCCACGCCGCGCCCTGCGGGTCGGGCTCGGCGGTCCGGTGGGCTCCGGCAAGACCGCCATCGTGGCCGCGCTGTGTCGGCTGATGCGCGACGAGCTGGCGCTGGCCGTCGTCACCAACGACATCTACACCCGCGAGGACGCCGAGTTCCTGCTCCGCGAGGCCGTACTGCCGCCCGAGCGGATCACCGCGGTCCAGACCGGCGCCTGCCCGCACACCGCCATCCGCGACGACATCTCCGCCAACGTCGAGGCCGTCGAGGAACTGGAGGCGACGGTGGGGCCCCTCGACGTGGTCCTGGTGGAGTCCGGCGGCGACAACCTCACGGCCACCTTCTCCCGCGGCCTGGCCGACGTGCAGCTCTTCGTCATCGACGTCGCGGGGGGCGACGACATCCCCCGCAAGGGCGGGCCCGGCGTCACCATGGCCGACCTGCTCGTCGTCAACAAGGTAGACCTCGCCCCCCACGTCGGCTCCGACCTCCGGCGCATGGCGCGCGACGCGCGGACCCAGCGCGGCGAGAAACCGGTCGTGTTCACCTCTCTGGCGCGGGAGGGCGGCGTGCGGCCGGTCGCGGACTGGCTCCGCGAGCGCGTCGCCGCATGGCGTACGGCATGA
- a CDS encoding urease accessory protein UreD, with translation MAYGMTDPGAAHADRTDGPAQRPPGPRRSAARVPAGEVRARARITAAPDGRGGTALPELAGDGPLALRRIRAGAGEARVCLVGAMAGPLGGDRLGLDVRVEAGAALSVTSAAATLAMPGTAGETARYDVRLTVGDGAVLRWLPEPMVSVRGSRLHVTYRVDLAPTTRLVFREEQVLGRAGEPPGRLVSRLTVRSGGRPLLDQTTDYGPGAPAWDGPAVLADNLAAGQLLTVAPEFHDAPAGPCVLAPGRAVLTPLPGPGTLATAVAPDAQILRTLLDDAQARATYRGRKL, from the coding sequence ATGGCGTACGGCATGACGGACCCCGGGGCCGCACACGCCGACCGTACGGACGGTCCGGCCCAGCGCCCGCCCGGCCCCCGCCGGTCCGCCGCGCGCGTGCCCGCCGGCGAAGTCCGCGCCCGTGCCCGTATCACCGCCGCCCCCGACGGGCGCGGCGGCACCGCCCTGCCGGAGCTGGCCGGGGACGGACCGCTCGCCCTGCGCCGGATCCGGGCGGGCGCCGGGGAGGCGCGGGTGTGCCTGGTCGGGGCGATGGCCGGGCCACTCGGCGGCGACCGGCTGGGGCTCGACGTGCGTGTCGAGGCCGGTGCCGCCCTGAGCGTCACCAGCGCCGCCGCGACCCTGGCGATGCCGGGCACCGCCGGCGAGACCGCCCGCTACGACGTGCGCCTCACCGTCGGCGACGGCGCCGTGCTGCGCTGGCTGCCCGAGCCGATGGTCTCCGTGCGCGGCAGCCGACTCCACGTGACCTACCGCGTCGACCTCGCCCCTACCACCCGCCTGGTGTTCCGCGAGGAGCAGGTGCTCGGCCGCGCCGGTGAACCGCCCGGCCGGCTCGTCTCACGCCTCACGGTACGCAGCGGGGGCCGCCCGCTCCTCGACCAGACCACCGACTACGGCCCCGGCGCCCCTGCATGGGACGGCCCCGCCGTGCTCGCGGACAACCTCGCCGCGGGACAACTGCTCACCGTCGCACCCGAGTTCCACGACGCTCCGGCCGGGCCATGCGTCCTCGCCCCCGGCCGCGCCGTCCTCACCCCACTGCCTGGCCCCGGTACCCTCGCCACCGCCGTGGCCCCGGACGCCCAGATCCTCCGCACCCTGCTGGACGACGCCCAAGCGCGGGCCACCTACCGCGGTCGCAAGCTCTGA
- a CDS encoding DeoR/GlpR family DNA-binding transcription regulator translates to MSKHDRWSRLLQHLAENGRLEVEEAASVLEVSAATIRRDLDELAEQQLLVRTRGGAIAHGVSYELPLRYRSVHNAAEKRRIAEAVADQIGQGIVVGINGGTTTTEVARALIIRAAGDGAEQVAGTPAPSVTLVTNALNIASEAAVRPQIKLVLTGGVARPQTYELVGPLASGVMSDVALDVAILGVDGVDSSLGLMTHHEEEASISRLFAERAHRVIVAADSSKLGRRAFARICGLDRIDVLVTDSAASGDMIARLTDAGIEVISV, encoded by the coding sequence ATGTCCAAGCACGACCGGTGGAGCAGGCTGTTGCAGCACCTGGCCGAGAACGGGCGGCTCGAGGTGGAGGAGGCTGCATCGGTGCTGGAGGTCTCGGCGGCGACGATCCGCCGAGACCTCGACGAGCTGGCTGAGCAGCAGTTGCTCGTGCGTACCCGGGGCGGAGCGATCGCCCATGGGGTGTCTTACGAACTGCCGCTCCGCTACCGGTCCGTGCACAACGCCGCGGAGAAGCGCCGTATCGCGGAGGCGGTCGCCGATCAGATCGGCCAGGGGATAGTGGTCGGCATCAACGGTGGTACGACCACGACCGAGGTGGCACGCGCACTGATCATCCGGGCAGCGGGAGACGGCGCCGAGCAGGTTGCGGGCACGCCGGCGCCCAGCGTGACCCTGGTGACGAATGCCCTGAACATCGCGAGCGAAGCGGCGGTCCGGCCGCAGATCAAGTTGGTGCTGACCGGCGGCGTCGCGCGTCCCCAGACATACGAACTCGTCGGCCCACTGGCCAGCGGCGTCATGAGCGACGTGGCGCTCGATGTCGCGATCCTCGGCGTCGACGGTGTGGACTCAAGTCTGGGACTGATGACTCATCACGAGGAAGAGGCGAGCATCAGCCGCCTGTTCGCCGAACGCGCCCACCGGGTGATCGTGGCTGCCGACTCCTCGAAGCTGGGGCGACGGGCGTTCGCGAGGATCTGCGGCCTGGACCGCATCGACGTCCTGGTGACCGACTCAGCCGCCTCGGGCGACATGATTGCTCGCCTCACCGACGCCGGGATCGAAGTGATCAGCGTGTGA
- a CDS encoding ABC transporter substrate-binding protein, whose protein sequence is MRKSTIRILTVCAVGALGLTACGDDGGGGDGDGGATTIKLVAADYGDKASNASKVYWDDVVKRFEAKHKDIRVDVQVINWNDIDTKVKTMIQGGNVPDVLQTGGYADKVADDLLYEADEVLSPKTKSNLIESFAKAGEVDGTQYGIPFVSSARLMFYNKDVLDEAGVEVPRTWDDVAAAAEKIKDEKAAEIPYALPLGPEETQGESMIWEIGNGGGYTDAEGNYTIDSAQNVETFEWLKENLVDPGLTYENPATTDRKTAFADFAAGKVGMLNGHPTLIQMAKDGGVDYEVAPIPGKDGPLDSTLGVADWMMAFKDGGKQEEIRKFLDFAYAKENTLKFDEMYNLMPVTTDTLEEMQSSGKHKDLEPFFEVLPAAQFYPLGSTSWDVVSAEIKKSGGKAVSDDPSKVLGELQQKAEETAADMGE, encoded by the coding sequence ATGCGCAAGAGCACGATCAGGATCCTCACGGTCTGCGCTGTCGGTGCGCTGGGCCTCACGGCTTGCGGTGACGACGGGGGCGGCGGCGACGGTGACGGCGGTGCCACCACGATCAAGTTGGTGGCGGCGGATTACGGGGATAAGGCGTCGAACGCGTCGAAGGTGTACTGGGATGACGTGGTCAAGCGTTTCGAGGCGAAGCACAAGGACATCAGGGTCGATGTTCAGGTCATTAACTGGAATGACATCGACACGAAGGTGAAGACGATGATCCAGGGCGGGAACGTCCCGGATGTCCTGCAGACTGGTGGGTATGCGGACAAGGTCGCCGACGATCTGCTGTACGAGGCGGATGAGGTGCTGTCGCCGAAGACGAAGTCGAACCTGATCGAGTCGTTCGCGAAGGCGGGTGAGGTCGACGGTACCCAGTACGGTATCCCGTTCGTGTCCTCGGCGCGGTTGATGTTCTACAACAAGGACGTTCTCGACGAGGCTGGTGTGGAGGTCCCGCGGACCTGGGACGATGTGGCCGCCGCGGCGGAGAAGATCAAGGATGAGAAGGCTGCGGAGATCCCGTATGCGCTGCCGCTGGGTCCGGAGGAGACGCAGGGCGAGTCGATGATCTGGGAGATCGGCAACGGTGGCGGTTACACCGACGCCGAGGGCAACTACACCATCGACAGTGCGCAGAACGTGGAGACGTTCGAGTGGCTGAAGGAGAATCTGGTCGACCCGGGTCTGACGTATGAGAACCCCGCGACCACGGACCGTAAGACGGCCTTCGCGGACTTCGCTGCCGGGAAGGTGGGGATGCTCAACGGGCATCCGACGCTGATCCAGATGGCGAAGGACGGCGGTGTCGACTACGAGGTGGCGCCGATCCCCGGCAAGGACGGTCCGCTGGATTCCACGCTGGGTGTGGCGGACTGGATGATGGCGTTCAAGGACGGCGGGAAGCAGGAGGAGATCAGGAAGTTCCTGGACTTCGCGTATGCCAAGGAGAACACGCTGAAGTTCGATGAGATGTACAACCTCATGCCGGTGACCACGGACACCCTTGAGGAGATGCAGTCGAGCGGGAAGCACAAGGACCTGGAGCCGTTCTTCGAGGTGCTGCCGGCCGCGCAGTTCTACCCGCTGGGCAGCACGAGCTGGGACGTGGTCTCCGCGGAGATCAAGAAGTCGGGCGGCAAGGCCGTCTCGGACGACCCGTCCAAGGTGCTGGGCGAGCTCCAGCAGAAGGCCGAGGAGACCGCCGCCGACATGGGCGAGTGA
- a CDS encoding carbohydrate ABC transporter permease: MPVTVKEPAAAAGPGPGGRKTGPQRRRRRGGLARLGPLPWIAPAIVLIVVVVLWPIYELIRTSFLNVSISGFVRGSAGTEKYRRLFDESGFSSVLTMTVVWTVAVVGVTMLLSLGLAQLFNKPFPGRTLTRWALIAPWAASVLMTAIGFRWMLDQTAGVLNTLMTDLGLIDGPKDWLGDPATAWPWMMFVAVFVSLPFTTYTLLAGLQTIPHEVYEAARIDGANSRQTYWRVTVPLLRPAFLVGFVINLINVFNSFPVIWAMTKGGPGSDTATTTVFMYQLKDTDIGESAAMSVVNFAMVVALVLIFLKVSRWNKEDA; this comes from the coding sequence GTGCCCGTCACGGTCAAGGAGCCCGCGGCCGCTGCCGGTCCCGGGCCCGGCGGGCGGAAGACCGGGCCGCAGCGCCGCCGCCGTCGCGGCGGTCTGGCCCGGCTCGGCCCGCTGCCCTGGATTGCCCCCGCCATCGTGCTGATCGTCGTGGTGGTGCTGTGGCCCATCTACGAACTGATCCGCACCTCGTTCCTCAACGTCAGCATCAGCGGCTTCGTCCGCGGCTCGGCCGGCACCGAGAAGTACCGCCGGCTCTTCGACGAGTCCGGCTTTTCCAGCGTGCTGACGATGACAGTGGTATGGACCGTCGCCGTCGTCGGCGTCACCATGCTCCTCTCCCTGGGCCTGGCCCAGCTCTTCAACAAACCCTTCCCCGGCCGCACCCTCACCCGCTGGGCGCTCATCGCACCGTGGGCCGCCTCGGTGCTGATGACCGCCATCGGCTTTCGCTGGATGCTCGACCAGACCGCCGGCGTGCTGAACACCCTGATGACCGACCTCGGCCTCATCGACGGACCCAAAGACTGGCTGGGGGACCCCGCGACCGCCTGGCCGTGGATGATGTTCGTCGCCGTCTTCGTCTCCCTGCCCTTCACCACCTACACCCTCCTGGCCGGCCTGCAGACCATTCCCCATGAGGTGTACGAGGCCGCCCGCATCGACGGCGCCAACTCCCGCCAGACCTACTGGCGCGTGACCGTCCCGCTGCTGCGGCCCGCGTTCCTCGTCGGCTTCGTCATCAACCTCATCAACGTCTTCAACTCCTTCCCCGTCATCTGGGCCATGACCAAAGGCGGACCCGGCAGCGACACCGCCACGACCACGGTCTTCATGTACCAGCTCAAAGACACCGACATCGGCGAGTCCGCCGCCATGTCCGTCGTCAACTTCGCCATGGTCGTCGCACTCGTCCTGATCTTCCTCAAGGTCAGCCGCTGGAACAAGGAGGACGCATGA
- a CDS encoding carbohydrate ABC transporter permease, with the protein MTLPAPSHTPENDPVTKQAGGNKKTGNNHSGGKSAAKRRKYGPRTLVTAASAWMLAVIFIAPYLEMIITALRPADELRDRTYLPTSFEWNNLTDVWKESTLGDNLQVTLLIAGGATLLVLLVSLPAAYYTARVRYRGRKAFLLLVLVTQMFQPTALLIGLYREFHQLDMLNSTWTLILANGAFNLAFAIWILTAYISSIPAELEEAAMVDGTGRFGALFRVTLPLAMPGVVTALIFTFISTWNEFVMGLTLMTEPEKQPLTVGINNFIGNYTVEWNYLFAASVVAIIPVVVLFAFIERHVVSGLTAGSVK; encoded by the coding sequence ATGACCCTCCCCGCGCCCTCACACACCCCCGAAAACGACCCCGTCACCAAACAAGCCGGCGGCAACAAGAAGACAGGCAACAACCACAGCGGCGGCAAGAGCGCCGCCAAGCGCAGGAAGTACGGCCCCCGCACCCTGGTCACCGCCGCGAGCGCCTGGATGCTCGCGGTCATCTTCATCGCACCGTACCTGGAGATGATCATCACCGCGCTGCGGCCCGCGGACGAACTCCGCGACCGCACCTACCTGCCCACCTCCTTCGAGTGGAACAACCTCACCGACGTGTGGAAGGAATCCACCCTCGGCGACAACCTCCAGGTCACCCTCCTCATCGCAGGCGGCGCCACCCTCCTCGTCCTGCTGGTATCCCTGCCCGCCGCCTACTACACCGCCCGCGTGCGCTACCGCGGCCGCAAAGCATTCCTCCTGCTGGTCCTCGTCACCCAGATGTTCCAGCCGACCGCGCTCCTCATCGGCCTCTACCGCGAGTTCCACCAGCTCGACATGCTCAACTCCACCTGGACACTCATCCTGGCCAACGGCGCCTTCAACCTCGCCTTCGCCATCTGGATCCTCACCGCCTACATCTCCTCCATCCCCGCAGAACTGGAGGAAGCCGCGATGGTCGACGGCACCGGACGCTTCGGCGCACTCTTCCGGGTCACCCTCCCCCTGGCCATGCCCGGCGTGGTCACCGCCCTCATCTTCACATTCATCTCCACCTGGAACGAATTCGTGATGGGCCTCACCCTCATGACCGAACCGGAGAAACAACCCCTGACCGTCGGCATCAACAACTTCATCGGCAACTACACCGTCGAATGGAACTACCTCTTCGCCGCCTCCGTCGTCGCCATCATCCCCGTCGTCGTCCTCTTCGCCTTCATCGAACGACACGTCGTCTCCGGACTCACAGCCGGATCAGTGAAATAA
- a CDS encoding family 20 glycosylhydrolase → MRRSLPVLIAVLVALFGSLLAPAAAAPAPGPLADGGPPPVVPRPSLWEDLGGTVDLTSRSRILLDPGSRARTTTEAGRQELPGPARQTGQSLAEQVQADIRSVTGLRLTISSGHVKPRPGDIHLRLTDDAELGAEGYRLDSSSAISIEAASTHGLFYGTRTLLQTLRADSSHRAVPRARSTDVPTQQVRMVQLDAGRKYWEMDYLENLIRRMGDMKLNTLFLQLSDSEGFRLYSPKFPGLAERKYSYSRADIERLKALAARQHVQIMPGIDVPGHATVISEAFGIGFGSGANPCTGAHTHSHLTPDWIIDITDRDAVEVTKRLVAEFTDWFDAPLFSIGADELPGQLAECPRVKRHLAEDPDVSTLGDLLNGYINTLDDVVTAHGKRTAIYNGTEHLAAPQQQVHSPVVFLTWEGTGTDPVIPGHDEIAIGPFYVTPNNYHNLYPDERWMYERWVPNTADDMLGSGLMNWADYNFWAEDRYFEQVMAAPRALLADRAWNGSAVPDTLAGFRARTAALGDPPGITTEPQPPRTDDGHPSHHWTFDAASYPAGWTYASSPPHTIMAEDVAGDLPGTTYIINNPTLVEDGVRGQAFRFDHNRDGVGFGGTDIAAPWTASAWVKLTATTSDQVLLSSRTGALKLQQYGSGKVGFTRFGDADHSFGYTVPLNRWVHLTWVAEPDRTTLYADGEPVGAVNASIPLPLRSIGTPSASLRGDLDELVTWDEALTPAQVQQRYAAYGR, encoded by the coding sequence ATGCGTCGTTCGCTGCCAGTACTCATAGCGGTCCTCGTTGCCCTCTTCGGCTCCCTCCTCGCCCCGGCGGCGGCTGCTCCCGCTCCCGGCCCGCTCGCCGACGGCGGCCCGCCGCCGGTGGTGCCCCGGCCGTCACTGTGGGAGGACCTCGGCGGCACCGTCGACCTGACCTCCCGCTCGCGCATCCTGCTCGATCCGGGCTCCCGCGCCCGTACGACGACCGAAGCCGGCCGCCAGGAGTTGCCAGGCCCTGCCCGGCAGACGGGGCAGAGCCTGGCCGAGCAGGTGCAGGCCGACATCCGGTCGGTCACCGGACTGCGGCTCACCATCAGCAGCGGGCACGTGAAGCCCCGGCCCGGCGACATCCACCTCCGGCTCACCGACGACGCCGAACTCGGTGCCGAGGGCTACCGCCTGGACAGCTCGAGCGCGATCAGCATCGAGGCGGCCTCCACCCATGGTCTGTTCTACGGCACCCGCACCCTGCTGCAGACGCTGCGCGCCGACTCGTCCCACCGCGCCGTGCCGCGTGCCCGCAGCACCGACGTGCCCACGCAGCAGGTGCGCATGGTCCAGCTCGATGCCGGTCGCAAGTACTGGGAGATGGACTACCTGGAGAACCTCATCCGGCGCATGGGTGACATGAAGCTCAACACCCTCTTTCTGCAACTGTCGGATTCCGAGGGATTCCGCCTCTACAGCCCGAAGTTCCCCGGACTCGCCGAGCGCAAGTACAGCTACAGCCGCGCCGACATCGAGCGGCTGAAGGCACTGGCCGCCCGCCAGCACGTCCAGATCATGCCGGGCATCGACGTGCCGGGCCACGCGACCGTGATCAGCGAGGCGTTCGGCATCGGCTTCGGCTCGGGCGCGAACCCGTGCACAGGCGCGCACACACACTCCCACCTCACCCCGGACTGGATCATCGACATCACCGACCGGGACGCGGTCGAGGTGACCAAGAGGCTCGTAGCCGAGTTCACCGACTGGTTCGACGCCCCGCTGTTCAGCATCGGCGCCGACGAACTGCCCGGGCAGCTCGCCGAGTGCCCGCGGGTGAAGCGCCACCTCGCCGAGGACCCGGACGTCAGCACCCTCGGGGACCTGCTCAACGGCTACATCAACACCCTCGACGACGTGGTGACCGCCCACGGCAAGCGGACCGCCATCTACAACGGCACCGAGCACCTGGCAGCGCCGCAGCAGCAGGTCCACTCCCCCGTGGTCTTCCTCACCTGGGAAGGGACCGGCACCGACCCGGTCATTCCGGGCCACGACGAGATCGCCATCGGCCCCTTCTACGTGACGCCGAACAATTACCACAACCTCTACCCCGACGAGCGGTGGATGTACGAGCGGTGGGTGCCGAACACCGCGGACGACATGCTCGGCTCCGGCCTGATGAACTGGGCCGACTACAACTTCTGGGCCGAGGACCGGTACTTCGAGCAGGTCATGGCCGCACCCCGGGCGCTCCTCGCGGACCGGGCCTGGAACGGCTCCGCCGTCCCCGACACGCTCGCCGGATTCCGGGCCCGGACGGCCGCGCTCGGCGACCCGCCCGGCATCACCACCGAGCCGCAGCCGCCCCGGACGGACGACGGCCACCCCAGCCACCACTGGACTTTCGACGCCGCCTCGTACCCGGCCGGCTGGACCTATGCCAGCAGCCCGCCCCACACGATCATGGCCGAAGACGTCGCCGGCGACCTGCCCGGCACCACGTACATCATCAACAACCCGACGCTCGTCGAGGACGGAGTACGCGGCCAGGCGTTCCGCTTCGACCACAACCGGGACGGGGTGGGCTTCGGCGGCACCGACATCGCAGCGCCCTGGACCGCCTCCGCATGGGTCAAACTCACCGCGACCACGAGCGACCAGGTGCTGCTCAGCTCCCGCACCGGCGCCTTGAAGCTGCAGCAATACGGCAGCGGCAAGGTGGGCTTCACCCGCTTCGGCGACGCCGACCACAGCTTCGGCTACACCGTGCCGCTGAACCGCTGGGTCCACCTGACCTGGGTGGCGGAGCCGGACCGCACCACGCTCTACGCCGACGGCGAACCCGTCGGTGCCGTGAACGCCTCGATCCCCCTCCCCCTGCGCTCCATCGGCACGCCCAGCGCCAGCCTCCGCGGTGACCTCGACGAACTCGTCACCTGGGACGAGGCGCTGACGCCCGCACAGGTGCAGCAGCGCTACGCCGCATACGGGCGCTGA
- a CDS encoding Gfo/Idh/MocA family protein translates to MQEASGVSRRAVLGGAAATGAMAALGTAGTARAAETAGTAGTPGRPAGQTSMVKQPFDVYPTVRVGVIGIGNRGSGMANGWAAVPGCVVRAVCDVRAPRAKAKADQLAADGKPRPLEFGGSPDAYKEMLKRDDIDLVYIATPWEFHYEQGKAALLAGKHVLVELPIATELDQLWDLVNTSERTRRHLLLAENVSYGRNELAMLRMAHDGAFGDITNGHGGYLHDLRELLFSPTYYTDSWRRLWHTRSIASFYPMHGLAPIAAAMDINRGDRMVTLRATATEPKGLADYRARFVPEGHPAWKETYVNGDLVTCLIDTADGRIIRAEHDVSSPRPYSRINTIAGSRGIFEDYAGPAPTGGRIYIEPDHGGHSWRDFKTYRDEYDHWLWKKIGDDAANNGGHGGMDYVLQWRTVQCMRAGLVPDMDVYDAAVWCSPVPLSVMSLEDKGRPVQVPDFTRGSWVNIRLGLDTRESDMPPVA, encoded by the coding sequence ATGCAAGAAGCATCGGGAGTCTCAAGACGCGCAGTACTGGGAGGAGCGGCGGCCACTGGAGCCATGGCCGCGCTGGGAACTGCGGGCACCGCGAGGGCCGCAGAAACGGCCGGAACAGCCGGGACGCCCGGCCGGCCCGCGGGGCAGACCTCGATGGTGAAGCAGCCCTTCGACGTGTACCCGACCGTGCGGGTCGGGGTGATCGGAATCGGCAACCGCGGCAGCGGGATGGCCAACGGGTGGGCTGCAGTACCCGGTTGCGTGGTGCGCGCGGTCTGCGATGTGCGGGCCCCACGCGCGAAGGCCAAGGCCGACCAGCTCGCGGCGGACGGCAAGCCGCGGCCCCTGGAGTTCGGCGGTTCGCCGGATGCGTACAAGGAGATGCTCAAGCGCGACGATATCGACCTCGTCTACATAGCCACCCCCTGGGAGTTCCACTACGAGCAGGGCAAAGCCGCGTTGCTCGCCGGCAAGCACGTGCTGGTCGAGTTGCCCATCGCCACCGAGCTGGACCAACTGTGGGACCTGGTCAACACCTCGGAGCGGACCCGTCGTCATCTGCTGCTCGCGGAGAACGTCTCCTACGGCCGCAACGAACTGGCGATGCTGCGCATGGCCCACGACGGCGCCTTCGGCGACATCACCAACGGCCACGGTGGCTACCTTCACGACCTGCGTGAACTGCTCTTCTCCCCCACGTACTACACCGACTCGTGGCGGCGGCTGTGGCACACGCGCTCGATCGCCTCCTTCTACCCGATGCACGGCCTGGCCCCCATCGCGGCCGCGATGGACATCAACCGCGGGGACCGGATGGTCACCCTGCGCGCCACCGCCACCGAGCCCAAGGGACTGGCCGACTACCGAGCCCGGTTCGTGCCCGAGGGGCACCCGGCGTGGAAGGAGACGTACGTCAACGGTGATCTCGTCACCTGCTTGATCGACACCGCCGACGGCCGCATCATCCGGGCCGAGCACGACGTCAGCTCGCCTCGGCCCTACAGCAGGATCAACACGATCGCCGGCAGCCGCGGCATCTTCGAGGACTACGCCGGTCCGGCTCCGACCGGTGGCCGGATCTACATCGAGCCCGACCACGGCGGGCATTCCTGGCGGGACTTCAAGACCTACCGTGACGAGTACGACCACTGGCTGTGGAAGAAGATCGGCGACGACGCCGCCAACAACGGCGGGCACGGCGGCATGGACTATGTGCTGCAGTGGCGCACGGTCCAGTGCATGCGTGCCGGCCTGGTACCGGACATGGACGTGTACGACGCAGCGGTGTGGTGCTCACCGGTGCCGCTCAGCGTGATGTCGCTGGAGGACAAGGGGCGTCCGGTCCAGGTGCCTGACTTCACCCGCGGATCCTGGGTGAACATCCGTCTCGGTCTCGACACGCGCGAGTCGGACATGCCGCCGGTGGCTTGA